The Gloeobacter morelensis MG652769 genome contains the following window.
ATTTTCCGGGTCTCGCCCCGGCCATGCAGGCCGCCATCGAAAGCGGCGCGGTGCCGCTGGCCCTGGTGGTCGTCTACTGTTTGCTGGTGTTCATGGGTCCGATGGCCAAATCCGCCCAGGTGCCGCTGCACGTCTGGCTACCGGATGCGATGGAAGGCCCGACGCCGATCTCCGCCCTCATCCACGCCGCGACGATGGTGGCGGCGGGGGTCTTCCTGGTCGCCCGCGTCTTTCCGGTCTTCTCCGAGGTGCCGGGGGTACTCGAAGTGATCGCCTGGACGGGTGCCGTCACCGCCTTTGTCGGTGCCACCATCGCCATCACCCAGAACGATATCAAGAAGGGCCTCGCCTATTCGACCATCTCCCAACTGGGCTACATGATGATGGCCATGGGGGTGGGCGCCTACGGGGCGGGTCTGTTTCACCTGGTTACCCACGCCTGCTTCAAGGCGATGTTGTTTCTGGGTTCCGGTTCGGTGATCCACGGGGTCCACGACAACCAGGACATGCGTTTGATGGGCGGTTTGCGCAAGTACATGCCTATCACCTCGGCGACCTTTTTGATTGGCGTGCTCGCCATCAGCGGTATTCCGCCCTTCTCGGGCTTCTGGTCCAAAGACGAAATCTTGAGCGCCACCTTCGACCACAGCCTGGTGCTCTGGGGTATCGGGGCGACCACCGCCGCGATCACCGCCTTTTACATGGCTCGCATGTACTTTATGACCTTCGAAGGAGCCTACCGCGGCGAGAACGCGGCGGCCCTTACGGCGGTGCGCGCCTGGCGGCAGAACGTCGATAGAGAAGGGGTCGTGCGCGGCTTTGGCAGTCTGCCCAGCTTCGGTCCCGGGGCGATGCACACCGATGAGTTGGCGGCCCACGGCCACGGTGAGGAACACGAGCACGGCGAGGAACACGGCCACGGCGGCACGCCCCACGAGTCGCCCTGGTCGATGACCCTGCCGCTGGTGGTGCTCGCGGTGCCGTCGATTTTGATCGGCTTTGTGGGTCTGCCCTGGGACAACGCCTTCGGCCACTTTCTCGAGGAGGGCAGCGGCTACCACGGCGCCAAGCATGCCTTCGAGCTGAGCCACTTCCTGCTGATTGCCGGCTCCTCGACGCTGCTGTCGGTGGGCGGCATCGCCCTCGCTTACTATCTGTACATCCTGCGGCCGGAACTGCCGGGGCAGATCGCCCGCCGCTTCGAAGCGGTCTACTTGTTCTTTATCAACAAGTGGAACTTCGACTGGCTCTACGAGCAAGCCTTTGTCAAGACCTCGCGCCTGCTGGCCCGCGGCACCCTCCAAGTCGATCAAAAGGGCGTCGACGGCGTGGTCAATTTCTCGGGCCTGACGACGCTGCTTGCGGGCGAGGGGCTCAAGTACTTCGAGTCGGGCCGCGCCCAGTTCTATGTGCTCATCATCTTCGGTTCGCTGCTCGGCCTTGTCGCCGTGCTCGGCCTTCTCTAAGCACAGGTGCAAACATGTTTCCTTGGTTGACTGTCATCATTCTTTTGCCCCTGGTGGCGGCCCTCGCGGTGCCCCTCATCCCCGAAAAGCAGGTCAAGTGGTACAGCTTTGCCGTCTGCCTCGTGGACTTTGTCCTGATGGTGGCCGCCTTTTTTACCAGCTACGACCTGAGCAATCCGGACATCCAGCTGGCCGAACGCTACCGCTGGATGCCCCAGATCGGCCTGGAGTGGTCGGTGGGGGCCGACGGCCTCTCGATGCCGCTGATTTTGCTCACGGGCTTCATCACGGCCCTGGCCACCCTCGCCGCCTGGCCGGTGACCCTCAGGCCGCGCATGTTCCACTTTCTCATGCTCGCCATGCTCGCGGGCATGGTAGGGGTGTTCGCCGTCCAGGACATAGTGCTGTTTTTCTTGTTCTTTGAACTGGAACTGGTGCCGGTCTACCTGATGCTCGCCATCTGGGGCGGCAAGGGGCGGCTGTACGCGGCCACCAAGTTCATCCTCTACACGGCCGTCGGTTCGCTTTTTATCCTGGTGGTCGGTCTTGCCATGTACTTCTACGGCGACCTGCGCACCTTCAATATGGTCGAACTGGCCGCAAAGAACTACGATCCGACTTTTCAGAATCTCTGTTTTTTGGGCCTGCTGATTGCCTATGCGGTCAAGCTGCCCATCTTCCCGCTGCACACCTGGCTGCCGGACGCCCACGGTGAAGCGACCGCTCCAGTGCACATGCTGCTGGCGGGCATCCTGCTGAAGATGGGCGGCTACGCGCTCATCCGCATGAACGTCGGCTTCTTCCCGGAGGCTACCCAGGTCTTTGCGCCCCTGCTCATCGTGCTGGGGATCGTCAACATCATCTACGCGGCCTTGACCTCCTTCGGCCAGCGCAACCTCAAGCGCAAAATCGCCTACTCGTCGATTTCGCACATGGGCTTTGTGCTCATCGGCGTCGGTTCACTCAGCGAAATCGGCATGGGCGGCGCGATGCTGCAGATGATCTCCCACGGTTTAATTGGCGCGTCGCTGTTCTTCCTGGTCGGGGCCACCTACGACCGCACCCATACCCTGATCTTGAGTGAGATGGGCGGCATCGCCCCGAAGATGCCCAAGATCTTCGCGATGTTCACCGCCTGCTCGATGGCTTCGCTGGCGCTGCCCGGCATGAGCGGCTTCGTGGCCGAGTTGATGGTCTTTGTCGGCATGGCCACCACCGACGCCTACAGCTTCGAGTTCAAGGCGCTGGTGGTGCTGTTCGCCGCCTTTGGGGTCATCCTCACCCCCATCTATCTGCTCTCGATGCTGCGGGAAATCTTCTACGGCACGCTCAACCACGCGGTGGTGCACGAAGAAGACCTGGTAGACGCCGAACCGCGGGAGGTCTTTATCATCGCGAGCCTGCTGGTGCCCATCTTCGGCATCGGGCTCTACCCGAAGCTCACCACCGACCTCTACGCACCCACCACCGATCAACTGACTCGGGTGACCCGCGAGCGCATCGCCCGCGCCGCACCGCCGCCTGCCCTACTCAGCGGCGTCTACAGCGTCGAATTTGCCGACAGGGACCGCGTCAGCTTGCGCTAAGGTGCCACAACAAAAGCCAAAAACCCCGGCCATAGGTCGGGGTTTTTTCTTGACTATTGGGTTGATTGAAAATCTGGCTTTGACTGTCGATGGGCCTGGAATCAAAAGCAGCCCTTGCAACCGCGCCGAGCATTGCGCCGAGGCCAGGGAGGTGGAAGGGGGGCCGACCCGACGCGCGGGTTGCAGGTCACTGCAGGACCGGCTTGGTACACCAGAAGAGGGAACCGAAGCCTCCTGTGCTTATTTAGCGCCGGGTTTGAAGATTTATGCAGGCAGCGCCCCGGGTTAACCATTCATGACCGATTGTTTTTTAATTTCGGCTTTCTCCGATAGAATGTACGGCCTGATGCCGTAGACTCCTATCGCCCCATTGCCGCCCTCAGTCCCGTTCTATCCCCGGGGTACCCATGCAACCGCGCACACAGATCGTTCAGGTGTTTTGCACCTACGCGATGTTGGACGACAGCCAATGGATCGGCTGGCGGGTGGACGCTGAGTTGCGGCGCAACATGGAGGCGCATCTGCAGCGTCCACCCGCCGGAGTACAGACTGTCGAGCAGTGGTGCTTGTTCTGGTTCGAGCGCTGGCGGGTGGGCGAGGACCGCCTTGCCCGCGCCCATTTGATCGCATTTTTGTACGAGCCGGCCTACTGGTCGGCCCGGTTCGTGCGGGCGGGCTTTCACCGGCAATTGACCCTTACGGATCTTTGCCAGACGGCCGTGGCCAATGTCGATCTGGTGCTGCAGGGCTTTAATCCGGTGCGAGGCAGCGATCTCAAGCGCTTTGCCACCCGCGTCTTTCGCAATATCCTCTACAAGGCTTTGCGCGAATTTCACGAGGCGGAGGTGTGCACCACCTGGTCGCTGCTGCGCAAGTACAGCCTCAGGCGCCTGGAAGAAGCCCTGCAGCGGCAGGGTTACGATGAGCGGCAGACCAAAAGTTTTCTGCTCGCCTGCCGCTGCTACAAAGACACCTACGTGCCGGTGCCCCTGGCGGGCACCCGCCATCTGCAGCCGCCCACCGAGCAAGATTGGCAGCGGATGGCCGGGCTGTACGCGGTGCGCCGAGAGCCGCAGCTACACCAGCCGACGGCGGCAGCCGGGCAGTTTCGAGAATGGCTCGAACTGTGCGCCAAGGCCCTGCGTCAGATGCTCACACCCGAGAACTTCTCGATTGGCGTCGGTGGTACGGACGAACCAGGAGACGGCGTCGAGTTGCTGCGCGACCCCGAATTGAATCCCCTCGACGCTGCGGGCGAGCGCGAGGAGGAGACCGACCGTCAGGCGTTTCGCCTGCAACTGCGCTCGGTGCTCACAGGGGCGCTGCGAGCCCTCGCAGCGCCCCTGCCCGAGGTTCTCGAACTGTATTACACGCAGCAGTTCAATCAGCAGCAGATCGCCGAGCATCTGGGTATTAAGCAGTACACGGTCTCGCGCCGCCTGAACAAGGCGAAAAAGCACCTGGCCACCGCCCTGGGCCAGTGGGCCCAACAAAAGCTGCATGATCCTCTGGAGTTGGATGTAGTGGAAGGTATGAACCGATTGCTCGAAGAGTGGCTTCAAATGCATTTCCAACCTTCCGACGAAGGGGAGTAAATTGTTGTGACCATCGACCCTGTTGTGTTGTGTCCGCAGACCCTCTGGCTTGAAATTCCTACGGCTGCGCTAGATCTGGAGCTGCGCGCCTTCTCCCACGCCGGTGCCCGCTGGAACGCCTATCTCAACCGACTGGCTCAAATGGCTGTTCTTGCCTGGATTCAGGAAGATTTTGAGCCTGGAGCGCGGGTGTGGCCTTCGGTGGATGCCCTGGCGAACTTCCACGAATTTCTCAACGGCACCGCGATCACCTGCGGCCCGATGCGGCTGGTGTGCATCCCCACCGAGCAGGTCGACCGCGAAGAAGTGCGTATCCCGCGCGAATGGGTCGATATTCCCGAGTGGGCGGCGGACTACTATTTGCCCGTAGAAGTCGACTGCGAGCGCGAGCTGGTGGGCGTCTGGGGCTACATCAGCCACGCCCGGCTGCTCAAATGCGCCCAGCGCGACGCCGCCGACCGCACCTACTGCCTGGCCGGCTGCGACATCCACCCCGAGTTGTACACCATCTGGACGGCCCAGCAGCTCAAGGTACCCCTGCAGAGCCGGCCCGCGCCCCTGCGCTCGCTCTCGCTGACCCACGCCCGCAGCTTGATCGAACGGCTGGGCAGGGCGGAGGTGACCTTTCCCCGGCTGGAGGTGCCCTTTGAGGAGTGCTGGGCACCGCTTGTCGGCCACGGCGGCTGGCGCCAGCAGCTCTACGAGCAACGGGTCGGCCTGCCCGGGCAGTGGTCGATCGGCGAATGGCTGCGCCGGGGGGTGAGCGAGTTGGGCCATAGCCAGGGTTGGCAGCTGCGCACCGCCCAGGCGGGGGGCCGCAGCAGCCATCAGATGGCGGGCCGGACGCTGGTGCGCCAGATGGTTGTTGCCGGTCAGCCCTACGAACTGCGCATCTATCCGCTATACGAAGAGCAGGAGTACATCTGGCGCTTTGAGCTACGCAATCTGGCCGGCCGCATCCCCGGCGGCTTGAAGCTCAGGCTGCTCACCGAGGATCTGCAGCCGTTCACCAACAACGAAGATGTCGCCCAGACAGCGGTAGACGAGCTGTATATCGATGTGCGGCTTGAACCTGGAGATGGCCTGGTCTGGGAGGTCGAGCCGCAACCGCTCGATTACGACCGCGAGGTGCTGATTTTCTAGCCCGGCGGGGCGCCGGGCAGCCAGCGCGCCACCAGCGAGCGCAGGGCACCCTGGCTGAAGGGTTTGGCAAGCACCGCCGCCGCGCCGCACAGCCGGGCGTGGGCCTGCTCGGTGCGCTCGTCGCCATCGATCATCAACAGGACAGGCATGCGGTTCAGGCCCGGCAACTGGCGCAGCACCCGGCAAAGTCGGCGTCCGTCGAGCCCGGGCATGGCGCGGTCGAGCAGCACGAGATCGGCGGGGGCCTCCCGGAACAGCGCGAGCGCCTGCAGCGGGTCGCTACAGGCGTGGATTTCACAGCAGACTCCCTCCAGACCAGCGGCAACCCACCGCTGGACAGCCGTGCTGTCGTCGATGCAGACCACGCGCCCGGTGGGGGCTGGCGGCACCGGGGGCAAGGGTAGGCGGGCCGTAAGCCGGTCGAGCCAAACCGCAGGCTCCACCCCCTGCCCCCCGTCCGGAGGTGCGGCCTCCGCGTCGAAGCAAAACCAGCCTTCCTCCAGAACCGCCAGTTCGTCAATTTGACGCGGCAGGAGCTCAGGCTCCTCCTCAGCAGACGTCCACAGGCGGCCGCCGTCCCAGAACAGCGACCAGATGCGGTCGTCGGGAGCGCCCACCAGCAGTTCGCCGGTCGAGCGCCGGGCAGCCAGCCACTCGATGAGCGTGCGGATGTCAATGTCGTGCAGATAGCCTCGCATAGCCCTTCCCCATCAGGTCGAACTGCGGTCTATCTTGGCGCGGCGGCTCCGGCGGGTGCCCCTCCGCGCGGCGGCCGCACACCGCCGCACAGCCCCGGCGCCCCTGCGCGGGACGGTTTGGCCGTCCGGGGAGCGGCTGGGTAGACTGTGCCGGTCCTTGAGGGTGGGGATAGGCCGTGCGCTACCTGGCAAGCGTTCAACGCAAAGGTTTTCTGGAGCAGCGGGCGCTGCGACTGTTGGCCAAGGAACTGGACGAGTACGGCTGGGCGAGCGCCCAGGGGGAGGTCGGCTGTGCGGCGGCCGGCCGCTTTGCCTGCGGCGCGCTGGTGATCGCTCACATCGATGCGGCCGGCCGGGTGGAGCGCCTGGAGGCCGCCGACGCACCGCTGACGGCGCTGCTGGTGGGTATGGTGCACTGGCGGGAGAATCTGCGCGCCCAGGCGGAGGAGATTGCCGCCTGGCGAGAGTCGCTGGCGCTGCAGAGTGAGGAATTGTCCCGCCGCCACAGCGCACCGGGCCATCCCCTCGACCCTGACCCGCGCCCGCTGCCCGCAGGTGAAGCGGTGGTGCGGCGGTTGCGCCGCGCCCTGGAGCGGCTGTGGGCCGAGGGGGCGGCAGAGGTGCCGCTTGCCGAGGAGCGGCACCTCTGGCAGCGGCAATGGCAGGATACCCTTGCGCAGATCCAGCTGCTGAGCGAGGGGCTGGCCGCCTTCGAGCGGTTGGACAGCGCACAAAGCGACGGGTGCAAACAGCTGCTGAGCGCTCAGCAGGCAGAACTGTCGGAGCGCCAGGCCCACCAGACGGCGCTTGCCGAACGACTTGCCGCGGACAGGCACCTCGACATCGAGGAGCGCCGGCGTCTGAAAGCTGCCCTGGAACGCGCTCAGGAGCGCTGGGCGAATCTCGCCGGGTCCATCGACCGCCAGCACCGGCGGCTTGAGCGCGAGCGGGCCGAAGACGAGCGATGTCTAGCCCGGCTGGGCAACGGGCCATACCAGCGCGAACGGCTTGCCCAGCGGCTGGGGGAGACCGAGCAGCGCCGCGAGCAACTCCAACAGCACAAACACGACCTCGAACACCGCCTCGCCGCCGCCGACGCCCGCCGCATCCTCTACGACGTCCAGATTCAGCCGCTGCTCGGTGAACTTGAAGCCCTGGTGGGCAAGTCGTCAGAGCCATCCGCTTGAGCCGGGCCGCCTTGGTTCGTCTGCCGGCGGCAGCCACCCGGAGTGGACCTGCCTGAAACGATATATCGCGATAGATTTGATTGTGCTAGCTTGGGGGCACTCAGCCGCAAAGGGGTGCAGCCATGTTCTCGCAGGGGTGGCCATTTTCATTTGAATTTGCAAGCCGGCGCGATTGTCGCGGCGGCGGGCCGGACTGGACCAAGTTTGCGAACGCCTTCGGCTTTGGGGGGCCGTGGAGCGACGAGCCGCGCACCCGCCGCGGCGACGTCAAATTTTTGCTGCTGGAGCTGTTGGCGGAGCAGCCCCGCCACGGCTACGAACTGATCAAAGAACTGGAGAGGCGCCACGGCGGTTTTTATCGCCCGAGTGCCGGTTCGGTCTACCCGACGCTGCAGTTGCTCGAAGAAGGCGGTCATCTCACCAGCGAAATGCTGGAGGGCAAGCGCGTCTACACGATCACCGACAGCGGCAGGCAACTGCTGGCCGAAGGGCAAAATGCAAACCGGCGCAAGCGGAGCACAGCCGAAGGGGCCGAGTCTGTGGGAGCGCTGATGGCACTCAAAGACGCCATGCTGGGCCTGGCGGCGGCGGTGATGGAGACCGCCCGGCCCGGCAACCAGGGGCGGGTGGACAAAGTGCGCGAGGTGCTGGAGCGCTCCCGCCGCGAGATCTACCGCATTCTTGCGGAGGATTGAGAGCGACGGCGATGCGGTTGCCTAATTTTTTAGGTGTCAGGGAAAAACAGTGGACCATCGGGTTTCGTGCGCCCTATATCTGAGCTGCCTCACTCCCCGATACATGTGCAGCCCAGCGACCAGCCATCCCCTTCGCCGCAGTCGACACGCGTCGTGCAGGCCCTAGAATAAACCGATCCCACCCACCAAGCCTCGCTCCCAACTATGCCGCTCAGTCCGGGGGGTGCCACCCCTCGCGACCCAGACTCGCGTGCCAAGCCAACCGCCAGGTGTCAAACCAATTTTGGCTACGGGCCGGATGCCTTCAGTTGAACCGTATAGTGCATCTGCGCAAGAGTCACTTGATCGCCTGCCTGCAGTTTGCGGCCCCGGCGGGTCTCGACTTCGCCGTTGACGAGCACCTCACCCTCTTGAATCAGGATCTTCGCCTGACCGCCGGTCTGGACGGCACCCACCAGTTTCAAAAACTGGTCGAGCTTGATAAAGGCCTGCGCCTCGCTCATCTACCGTTCTCCGAGTGCAACACGGCGCGGACGACTTCACTGGCGGCCTTGCCGTCGTAGCGGCCGCCGTGGCGCTCTTTGAGCTGCTTCATCACCTCGCCCATCGCCCTGGCCGATCGATCGGCCAGGGTGCCGGCAATCTGCTCTACCGCCGCCGTCAACTCGGCGCGGTCCATCTGGCGCGGCAGGTAGCTCTCCAAGATCGCCTTTTCGGAGCACTGGAGGGTGGTGTTCTTGTGGACTTTTTCGAGGGCAGCGATCGTCTCATCCAGGTTTTTGAGAAATTTGCGCACGACGGCCATCACCTCTTCATCGGTGCTCGGCCGATTGCCTGCATCCTTGCCGACTTTGGCCGCCTCGGCAAACAACGTACTGAGCAAATTGGCGCGCACCGCGTGCATCCCAGGTTCGCGGCTGTTGAGCTTGCGCGCTTCGAGACTGTCCGCTTTGATCGTGTCGATCAACATGGCCCACCTACTTTCGAACGAACACTGCACCCGCGTTTCATACTACCAGCGTACTACATGTTTCGGTGTTCCCGCCGGGGCGCGAACCTGTCGGGGGGCAGGCGCGTACTTTTAACGCATGTCATTGGGAGGCGCCTATGTCCGCCGAGGCCAACAAAGCCCTGGTCCGCAAGTTCTACGAAGAAGTCTTCAACCGCCGCAACCTGGCGCTGGCGGATGAACTGGTGACGCCGGACGGGATCAACCACGCCACTCCGCCGGGGGTACCCTCGGTCGGTCCCTCCGGGATCCGCTTCGTGGTGAGCATGCTCACCGAAGGCTTTCCGGATCACCACCACGCCATCGAAGACCTCTTTGCCGAGGGCGACAAAGTGGCGATGCGCTGCACCTTCAGCGGCACCCACACCGGAGGTATCCTGGGCCTGCCGCCCACGGGCAGGGCGTTTCGGCAGCAGCAGATGCATATTTTGCGGATAGAAGGCGGCAAACTGGCGGAGCACTGGGCAGTGCGCGACGATCTGGCGCTGATGCAGCAGTTGGGGGCGATTGCAAACCCGAACGGGCCGCAGCCAACCGGCAAATCCCCACAGCCGGGGTGAACCGCCAAGCGCTCCAGTAGCCATCGCGCCCCCGCGGCAAGTGGTCTCCGCCTCGGCTGGCTCGCCAGTTTGCCGGGGATGTGGGTGCCGCCGCTCTCCAAAATTTAGAGAATGATTTTCAATTTTATGTTCACTATGATGGGGATTGCCCGCTACCGGATTTGCTGCGTTGCTCGCGATTGTCCTGAGTCTGTTTGCCCTGGTCGCCACTTTGATAGGGGGGGCGATCGTGCTGCGCTTCCAGCAGTTGCCGCGGGAGTTGCTAGGCTTTAGCGCCGGCACGTTGATGGCGATCGCCTGCCTGGACCTGCTGCCCCATAGTTTGCAGGTGTGCGGACCCTACGCGCTTCTGGGGGCATTGGCGGGGTACGGCGCGCTGCAATTGTGGCACCGGCTGATCCATGTGGGCGACCACTCCCATGCGCCGGAAGCTCTGGCCCGGGCGGCCAAACCGACGCTGATCGGGGCGGCGGCGCTCATCGTCCATAAACTTTTTGACGGTGTCATCCTCGGCGTCGGGGTGGGCGGGGGCGAGGCGCTCGGCCTTGGGGTCGGACTGGCGGTGATCATGCATAGCTTCTGCGACGGCATCAACACCGTCACCCTGGTGTTGCGCGCCCGCTCCAAGCGGGTACTGGCGGTCGGGTTTCTGATGGCTAACGCCCTGGCGCCGCTGGCGGCGGCTTTGCTTGTCGCCCGCCTGCCGCTCTCACCGTTGGCGCTCGGATGGCTGCTCACTTTTGTGGGTGGCACGTTTTTGTACGTCGCCTTGCACGACTTGTTGCCTGCGGCGGTGCAATCGAAGACGACGCTGTTTGCCGGTGCCGATGGAGTCCTTTCAGCGGCGGAGACCCTCAGCCTGGGCAGCGGTTTGGCGGCTGGGGTACTGTTGACCTGGGCAATCACTCAACTGCCGGGATAAGGTTTCTCGTGGACGAGGGTCGCACTTTGAACATGCGGGCGGTTTTCAGTTTGTTGGAGGGCTGCCGCTGGAGAGCTCGACTGGGCCGGTGTACTCTGGAGCGCGCCGGATGAGCAACGCCTGCCCGAGTCGTGGGCGCATGGCTTTGCGGCGCCCCGTCTGCAAAGAGGAGCGCGACGCGGCCATAATGCTGAAATGCCTGCGCCGCAGGCATTTCAGCTGTCCCTGCATCTGCTGCTGTTGTATTAATGTGAGGCTACCCATTTCAATCCGACGATACCCGCGACGATAAGGCCGATGCAGGCAAGGCGCAGGGCACTCGCCGATTCGCCGAACAACCATATCCCCAAGAGGGCTGTACCAACGGTGCCGACACCGGTCCAGATGGCGTAAGCGGTCCCGATGGGCAGGCTCTTAAGCGCGTAACCCAGCAGGCCAAGGCTCAAGACCATCGAAATGCCCGTCAGCACCGAAGGCAATAGACGAGTAAAGCCTTGCGAATACTTCAGACCGACAGCCCAACCGATTTCGAGCAATCCGGCGGCAATCAGGGCGACCCAGGCCATGGCGCACCTCCAGCAGGTGCGGGGTCGTCCCCGCGAATATTGGCAAAGGGTAGGGTCGTCCCTACCAGATTCAAATTAGCAAATCCGGCCCTGTCGCGGCTCTGCCTCTTGGATCGCCGATAACCCTTTCTCTGCAGCAGGAATCATTGTTCAATACTCTATTGACTACTAGTTGCAACAGCTTTACAGTAGCCACGGTGTAATAACGTGGCTGGGCCTGCCGTTTCCCGGTCTTGGGATCTCAGGACATTGTTAAACGTTGTAGGAGTGTGGGTCAGCGTGGGGGACAAGTCGCACTGCAGGCGTGCCGGACGGTTTGTCCTGGCCGCATCGTTGAGCATTATTGCTTGTGCTTCTCAAGTGGTTGCCAAGCCTGTTGCCGCCCAAAGCGAGCGGACCATTCCGCGCCTGGTGGATCTGGAGCCGGTGCAAACCGGGGCGCGGGGGTTGCTCGGAAGCCCCACAGCCCAGGCGACGCCCGAGCCTGCGGCACAGCGGTCCGAAGATGGCGCCGAAGAACTGGAAGAACTGGAGTAGGTGACGGTGGAAGGCAACCGGGGCTACCGGGTCACCGATTCGACGACCGCCACCCGCACCGATACGCCCATCCGCGACATCCCCGCCAACGTCCAGGTCATCCCCCGGCAACTCATCGAGGATCAAGGGGCAATCCGCCTGTCCGATGTCCTCAGAAACGTTAGCGGCGTCAGCTTCGGCCAGGACTTCGGCGGCCAGGGAGCGGAGTTTAATGCCCGGGGATTTCGGCTCAACGAGTACCGCAACGGCTTTCAAGAAGCCGATTTGTTCGGTTCGCTCACGGATTTCGAGACGGCGGGCATCGAGCGCATCGAGGTGGTCAAGGGGCCGGGATCGGTGCTGTTTGGTTCGGCCGATCCCGCCGGAACGATCAACATCATCACCAAGCGGCCGACGCTCACCCCCTACGCCGCCGTCAACCTGACCTTCGGCAGCTACGACCTTTACCGCCCGACGCTGGATGTCTCAGGCCCGCTCACCCCCGACGGCGCGCTCGCCTACCGCCTGAACATCGCCTACGAAAATTCGAGAAGCTACCGCGATTTTGTCCGCAAGGAGCGCGCCTTTATTGCTCCGGTGCTCACCTGGAAACCGGGGCCGGATACGACCATCACCTTCGAAGGCGAATTTCTGCGCTACGTGCGGCCCATCGACCGGGGGCTGGTGGCGCAGGGTGACGGGGTGGTGCCGGTGCCGGTGA
Protein-coding sequences here:
- a CDS encoding NAD(P)H-quinone oxidoreductase subunit 5, with protein sequence MEWVYTFAWLIPVLPLAAATLVGLGFISVPEWTKRQRLPVAALSIGTLAVTFVHSLLILLQAIGGHEAYTWQFEWAAMGGIVVPMGFTVDNLGAAMLTVVTGVAMLVMIYSHGYMEHDPGYVRFFCYLSLFSCSMLGLVVSPNLIQIYVFWELVGMCSYLLVGFWFYKKAAADAAQKAFIVNRVGDFGLLLGILGVYSITRTFDFPGLAPAMQAAIESGAVPLALVVVYCLLVFMGPMAKSAQVPLHVWLPDAMEGPTPISALIHAATMVAAGVFLVARVFPVFSEVPGVLEVIAWTGAVTAFVGATIAITQNDIKKGLAYSTISQLGYMMMAMGVGAYGAGLFHLVTHACFKAMLFLGSGSVIHGVHDNQDMRLMGGLRKYMPITSATFLIGVLAISGIPPFSGFWSKDEILSATFDHSLVLWGIGATTAAITAFYMARMYFMTFEGAYRGENAAALTAVRAWRQNVDREGVVRGFGSLPSFGPGAMHTDELAAHGHGEEHEHGEEHGHGGTPHESPWSMTLPLVVLAVPSILIGFVGLPWDNAFGHFLEEGSGYHGAKHAFELSHFLLIAGSSTLLSVGGIALAYYLYILRPELPGQIARRFEAVYLFFINKWNFDWLYEQAFVKTSRLLARGTLQVDQKGVDGVVNFSGLTTLLAGEGLKYFESGRAQFYVLIIFGSLLGLVAVLGLL
- a CDS encoding sigma-70 family RNA polymerase sigma factor gives rise to the protein MQPRTQIVQVFCTYAMLDDSQWIGWRVDAELRRNMEAHLQRPPAGVQTVEQWCLFWFERWRVGEDRLARAHLIAFLYEPAYWSARFVRAGFHRQLTLTDLCQTAVANVDLVLQGFNPVRGSDLKRFATRVFRNILYKALREFHEAEVCTTWSLLRKYSLRRLEEALQRQGYDERQTKSFLLACRCYKDTYVPVPLAGTRHLQPPTEQDWQRMAGLYAVRREPQLHQPTAAAGQFREWLELCAKALRQMLTPENFSIGVGGTDEPGDGVELLRDPELNPLDAAGEREEETDRQAFRLQLRSVLTGALRALAAPLPEVLELYYTQQFNQQQIAEHLGIKQYTVSRRLNKAKKHLATALGQWAQQKLHDPLELDVVEGMNRLLEEWLQMHFQPSDEGE
- a CDS encoding PadR family transcriptional regulator yields the protein MFSQGWPFSFEFASRRDCRGGGPDWTKFANAFGFGGPWSDEPRTRRGDVKFLLLELLAEQPRHGYELIKELERRHGGFYRPSAGSVYPTLQLLEEGGHLTSEMLEGKRVYTITDSGRQLLAEGQNANRRKRSTAEGAESVGALMALKDAMLGLAAAVMETARPGNQGRVDKVREVLERSRREIYRILAED
- a CDS encoding response regulator — translated: MRGYLHDIDIRTLIEWLAARRSTGELLVGAPDDRIWSLFWDGGRLWTSAEEEPELLPRQIDELAVLEEGWFCFDAEAAPPDGGQGVEPAVWLDRLTARLPLPPVPPAPTGRVVCIDDSTAVQRWVAAGLEGVCCEIHACSDPLQALALFREAPADLVLLDRAMPGLDGRRLCRVLRQLPGLNRMPVLLMIDGDERTEQAHARLCGAAAVLAKPFSQGALRSLVARWLPGAPPG
- a CDS encoding NAD(P)H-quinone oxidoreductase subunit 4; protein product: MFPWLTVIILLPLVAALAVPLIPEKQVKWYSFAVCLVDFVLMVAAFFTSYDLSNPDIQLAERYRWMPQIGLEWSVGADGLSMPLILLTGFITALATLAAWPVTLRPRMFHFLMLAMLAGMVGVFAVQDIVLFFLFFELELVPVYLMLAIWGGKGRLYAATKFILYTAVGSLFILVVGLAMYFYGDLRTFNMVELAAKNYDPTFQNLCFLGLLIAYAVKLPIFPLHTWLPDAHGEATAPVHMLLAGILLKMGGYALIRMNVGFFPEATQVFAPLLIVLGIVNIIYAALTSFGQRNLKRKIAYSSISHMGFVLIGVGSLSEIGMGGAMLQMISHGLIGASLFFLVGATYDRTHTLILSEMGGIAPKMPKIFAMFTACSMASLALPGMSGFVAELMVFVGMATTDAYSFEFKALVVLFAAFGVILTPIYLLSMLREIFYGTLNHAVVHEEDLVDAEPREVFIIASLLVPIFGIGLYPKLTTDLYAPTTDQLTRVTRERIARAAPPPALLSGVYSVEFADRDRVSLR
- a CDS encoding DUF1822 family protein — protein: MTIDPVVLCPQTLWLEIPTAALDLELRAFSHAGARWNAYLNRLAQMAVLAWIQEDFEPGARVWPSVDALANFHEFLNGTAITCGPMRLVCIPTEQVDREEVRIPREWVDIPEWAADYYLPVEVDCERELVGVWGYISHARLLKCAQRDAADRTYCLAGCDIHPELYTIWTAQQLKVPLQSRPAPLRSLSLTHARSLIERLGRAEVTFPRLEVPFEECWAPLVGHGGWRQQLYEQRVGLPGQWSIGEWLRRGVSELGHSQGWQLRTAQAGGRSSHQMAGRTLVRQMVVAGQPYELRIYPLYEEQEYIWRFELRNLAGRIPGGLKLRLLTEDLQPFTNNEDVAQTAVDELYIDVRLEPGDGLVWEVEPQPLDYDREVLIF
- a CDS encoding ester cyclase, with product MSAEANKALVRKFYEEVFNRRNLALADELVTPDGINHATPPGVPSVGPSGIRFVVSMLTEGFPDHHHAIEDLFAEGDKVAMRCTFSGTHTGGILGLPPTGRAFRQQQMHILRIEGGKLAEHWAVRDDLALMQQLGAIANPNGPQPTGKSPQPG
- a CDS encoding GatB/YqeY domain-containing protein; this translates as MLIDTIKADSLEARKLNSREPGMHAVRANLLSTLFAEAAKVGKDAGNRPSTDEEVMAVVRKFLKNLDETIAALEKVHKNTTLQCSEKAILESYLPRQMDRAELTAAVEQIAGTLADRSARAMGEVMKQLKERHGGRYDGKAASEVVRAVLHSENGR
- a CDS encoding RNA-binding S4 domain-containing protein, which produces MSEAQAFIKLDQFLKLVGAVQTGGQAKILIQEGEVLVNGEVETRRGRKLQAGDQVTLAQMHYTVQLKASGP